The following is a genomic window from Bacteroidia bacterium.
AGACAGAAAGGGTACATTAGCTGTCAATATTTCAGGAAACTACAGAATGATTTTCGAGCCATACCACAACCCGATACCTCAAACTAATGACGGTGGTTTAGACTGGGCAGCAATCACCAAAATCAAAATACTGGAAATTGAAGATTATCACTGAATAAAAAGAAATAACATAAAATGGCATCAACGCTTGAAATTACAAAATCCTTGCTCTCTCCTCCGGGAGGTACCATTCAGGAAACCATTGAAGAAATGGGGATGTCTCAGGCAGAGTTAGCTGAAAGAATGGGAAGACCCAAAGAGAAAATTAATGATATCATTAAAGGTAAAGAACCCGTCACGACGGCTACCGCTTTTAAATTGGAGAAGGTTTTAGGTATCCCGGCAAGCTTTTGGCTAAATCGGGAAAAAGCTTATCGTACAAAAATCTATGAGTTACAACAACAAAATGAACTAGAAAAAAAGAAAGACTGGCTTCAAAAATTTCCCATAAAAGATATCCGCAAACTGGGCTGGTTACCTGATACAAAAGAGACATACCTACTGGTTAATGCATTGCTTCAATTTTTCGGAATCGCTTCACCCGAAGAATGGGAACGGATTTATGTGGACAAAGAAATTTCTGTAGCTTTTCGAATATCTCTGGCAAACACACAAAGCCCACATGCAATTTCAGCCTGGTTAAGAATGGGGGAATTACAATCGCAAACTCTTACTCTTTCCGAATTCGACAAAAAAAAATTCAAAGAAACACTCACAGAAATTAAAGACCTGGCCTACCTTATGCCGCTCAATTTTGCTGCGGAATTGCAGAATATATGTTCCCGGTCAGGTGTTGCTGTTGTTTATACTCCTGCTTTACCCCAAGCACCTATAAGTGGTGCATCTCGCTGGTTCCACAACCGGCCTATCATTCAACTTTCCGGTAGATTCAGAACAAATGACCACTTTTGGTTTACGTTTTTCCATGAAGCTGCTCATATCATTTTACATGGTAAAAAAGATATTTTCCTCGAAAATGTAGAAGGAACCGAAAATGACCAGGAGAAAGAAAATGATGCGAATGTTTTTGCAGCAAAAATACTAATTGATCCTAAAGACTGGAGAACTATCCTTGAGAGCCGGCCATTAACGTTAGACAAAATTAAAAACTATGCAGCTCAAATGCGTGTTGACCCAGGCATTATTGTAGGGAGATTACAACACGAAAAAAAAATCCCTCAGTCTTTTGGTAACGAACTGAAAAAAAAGATTGACATTTTCAGTGTTTAACTTTTCGCGGCTGAAACTTTATCCCACAACATAACCTTCCGCAATTTTTGTTTACATTTTTTTAATACATACTTAACAAACTCTTAATACGTTTATAGGCTTCAGATTAAGGGATAATCCGAACTTTACGGCCTAAACCTGAAGTAATATCTGCATGAGTTTTAAAACGGTCCTCGCCCTGTTTATTTGTAGCATTCTCTCCTTCCCTTTATTTGCAGCAAATCCGGGTATTATCAATGGGAAAATCTCCAGTGGAAAAACCGGAGAAGTTGTTCCCGATGTTTCATTAAATCTTGCCATTAAAGACAGTATCATAGCAGGAGGTTTTGTCACAGACAATGAAGGTAAATACTCTATCGAAACCGAGCCGGGAACTTATTCTCTCATTATTTCGCATCCTTCTTTTATTAGTGATACCATTGATATCGTTGTGGCAGAAGGTGTCTCAGTTTACAACGAGACGCTGCTTTTTGAGGACAGCCTGACCCGCGAATCGCTGAAGATTGAAGTCACGGAGAAACCAGCCGGCATCATTGAGCATATCGGGGAAAATTATAGTGGATTGACCATTGGTCTGTTTATTCTTGCGATTCTTGCAGTTGCTGGCTTTGAGTTTGTCAATGGTTTTCACGATACCGCCAATGCTGTGGCAACGGTAATTTACACCAATACCCTCAAACCGCTTCACGCGGTAGTCTGGTCCGGTATATGGAATTTTCTGGGTGTATGGGTAGGGGGAATTGCCGTGGCGGCCAGCCTCATGGCGCTTTTGCCTTTGGAACAGATGATGGGACTGAGTGTAGGCGAAAATCTGGCGATTGTGATGGCAGTGATGATAACGGCGATTTCGTGGAACCTGCTTACATGGTATTTTGGCATCCCATGTTCCAGTTCACATACGATGATCGGTTCTCTGCTTGGAACAGCTATGGGACTTTGGCTGCACAAAGGCGGCGACGGGGTAAACTGGGGCAAAGCCTATGACATCGGTATGTCTCTCCTGCTTTCTCCGGCATTTGGTTTTGCCGTAGCCATTGTACTGATGTACCTGCTTCATCTTTTCATCAAAAATAAAGTCATATTCGAAGAACCGCCCCGCGATACTGCACCTCCCTGGTGGATTCGGATTATTCTGGTTACGACCTGTACCCTGGTAAGCTTTTTTCACGGATCCAATGACGGACAAAAAGGCGTGGGTCTGCTGATGATTATTTTACTCTCTCTTTTCCCTTTGCATTATGCCCTAAATCCGTCTATAGAACCATCCAGTGTGGCCAGTGCGCTCGAAGTGATCGAGCAGGGATTGGGAAATGATACACAGTTTGCTCCCGTAGTGGCCATCGAAAATATCAAAACACAGATGGTACAAAACGGCCATATGGGCGCTGAGCAAAAAATCCAACTGAGAAGAGACATACGGCAACTTCAGAAACAACTGAAAGCCCTTTCCAAAGATCAATGGAAAAAACAAAATCCGGAAGAGCAGAAAACCATTAAGGAGGCGATCGGAACAGTCAACAATTACACCACCTTTGCGCCTACCTGGGCAATTCTGCTGATTTCAGTTTCTCTGGGTCTTGGGACGATGATTGGCTGGAAAAGAATTGTTGTTACCATCGGGGAAAATATTGGAAAATCGCATCTCACCTATGCACAGGGAGCTGCAGCAGAGTTGATTGCCACAGCCACTATCGGTATGAGCACAGGTCTTGGACTGCCGGTAAGTACCACGCATGTACTTTCTTCAGGCGTAGCGGGAACCATGGTTGCGGAAGGCGGCATCGGCAACCTTCAGCGGAAAACAGTTACCAATATTGTACTGGCATGGATTCTTACGTTGCCTGTTACGATCGTAGGATCGCTCATTTTCTATAAACTATTCCAGTGGCTGTTTTTGTAGTCCTGAAGTATGCGGTAAGGCTCATTCTCTTCTTCGCACTAACGATCCTTACGCAGGTAGGAGGTGTAGTTTATGTGCTAAATTTTTCGTTGTACAGGCTGATTGATAAAAAAATCGGCAAGCGCAGGAATCAGAGGCTTGGGAAAGTGGGGTCATTTATCCTGCTATATAGTCTGACCACATTTGCCGTTGTACCATTTATCGCCAAACCGCTGGGCAGGGTTCCTTTACCGCTGACTTCTACGCATCACCTTCGTCCACTGACCGTCTGGACATGCCTGCTCAACCGGCATTATGTAAGGCCAGAACTCAGGACTATTGCATACGATGTGGCAGAAGCGATGAACCACAAGTACCCGGGAACCACAACCAATTATCTGGACGGGAATTTCCCTTTTATCAACCGGTTTCCCCTGATTCCACATCTGAGTCACAACGATGGAAAAAAGCTGGATCTTTCATTCTGTTACAATGATTCACATTCAGGTGAGGAGACCAACGATGCGCCGTCCTTTATCGGCTACGGTATTTGCGAAGAACCCGCCAGAGGAGAAGTCCATACTGCGGAAGATTGTGCAACCAAAGGATACTGGCAATACAGCATATTAGAAAGGCTTGTTCCGCAGGGCGGGAAAAAAGATTTTTCTTTCAACATCGGGAAAACCAGAGCTCTGGTAAGGCTTTTTGCCGGGCAGTCGGGTGTTGGGAAAATATTCATCGAACCACACCTCAAAACACGGCTGAATCTGACAAGCGAAAAGATCAGATTTCATGGATGTCACGCCGTAAGGCATGATGACCATATTCATGTTCAGTTGAAGTAAACAGGGTTATGCTTCGCGTTTTACCAGCACGGGAATATCAGAGCCGGAAAGGCCTTCCAGCACCACACTGCTTTTTGCATATTTAAAGGCAAATTCTATATCCCGGCCATTTCCCAATGCATCATAGAATGCCACGGCAAATTCAATAGCTACCTTATCTGGCACAGCGCGACTCATTCCGATAACATAGGGTACGTGCTTAATTATCGCTTCAGCCTGGTATTGGGAATAACACGCATTGAGGAATACACATTGGATATGTTCGCTAAACAATTCAAATAATCCGGCAAGGGCCTCTGCGGACACCATTTTGAGGGTTCCATCATTTCCTTCGAGAATGATTTCTCCCGAAACATTTTGATCGTCCCGCTGCGAATCCCCATGTTTTCCGGAATATTCAAACTTGCGAGTGCCCTTCTCGTCAGACTCTCCGCTTGATCCGGACTTCACGCCATGTCCGGAGAAGTGCACAATTTGAGGGGTTTCTTCAAGCATTGCCCGGGAGAGGTCTTTGGTTCTGACCGCCAGTCGTGATGAGAGTTTAAATTTATCACGGTTTGTAGCCCTGCGCAATCCTTCTTCAATGTCCCGATATTCCTTATCAAGCCGAAGCCGTCCCGTTTCACCGGGGTTGGATGCGAGAAATAATATTTTGGTTTGGGTGGTAACTGTAGTTGTATTTGTCTGGGGTTGATTGACGGGTGTTTGCGAAGAAGTGTTAGTAGTACTTCCAGTACCCGATTTTATCTCATCGAGCAGACCGATCAGGCCATATACAATGCGCGATTTTTCTACACTGGACTCAGCGTAGGAAATCGTACCCATACGAACCTGGCGGTTGAGGCTGTTGAATCTGCCTTCCAGCAAGATCATGGATTGGGAGACATTATTTTCCAACGTCATGCCTCTCAATTTGTTAAAGGCTCCGGTGATATTATCCCGGCTGATCATCTCTCTTACTTCAGCTAAATCTTTATCATTCATAGTCCCAAAATACACAGTGTAGAAGATTTTACAAATTAGCGTTTTTTTGCGTATGTCTGATAAAAATCACGACTTTATTTCTTTCGGAATTATAAACTTATTGGGACATAGAACAGACGTCGATCACAAAGAATCGCAAATGAGCGGAACTTATATGTTTGAAATGTAATGAACTGATCTCCGATCAACATCGCTATGGTTCACGCATCTGCTAAGGCAGACAGGAAGGAATCGCAAAGTTTCGCAGAGGGTATTTTATAAAAGTGTAATCTCTGTGTTACTTTGCGTGGTACTCTGCGAAACTCTGCGTGAACCCTATGTTTCCTTGTCAAAGACAAACAATTACACGTAAAACGCAGATTTTCGCAAAGTACACGCAAAGTCCCGCAAAGGGATCTCCGTTCCTTCATTCGAAAAATCCCTTTATCCCTATTACTTAATCATTCCGTTTCTTTTCGCAGTTTATGAAGCAGTTTTTTTCCCCGGGAAAGAAATCCCGCCGTTCCAAAAGGCATATGCGTCTCAATAATCAACATAAGCTCTGGTTTAAGTTCGGGCCAGGTATTGGAAATATTGTATAAGACTGTCATAGCAAAAACCCGGATCGCAACTGGTACCTGCGGGGACTGAAGATAGGCATAACAGCGATCTGCCACCTCTCCCATCAGAGGTTCGGGTATATCGAGCGTTTCCATAAAACGAACCGTACACCGTATGACCGCATCGTGAACGGGGTTGTCGAGATTTTTGAGCATTTCAGGAAGATACGGAACGATGCGCTGAGGGTATTTTTCACCAACAATACTTACCACCCATGCTATACGCTGGCATTCTTTAGATTCTCCGTGAAAAAAAATGTTCATCATCTCAGCCACCCGCTGTGGATCATCGCCAATATAGTCGGCGACACGCCTCATCTGCTCCTTCGAGTGTTCCTGAAGTATTTCTTCTTTGATATCCATAAGCAGCATTTTCGCCCTGCAATATGGCAAAGAAATGTTTATTCTTTTACAAATTTTCTGGTTTCAACTAACCCTGAGCGGGTGTAAAAACTGATAAAATACAGCCCGCCGCTTAAGCCAGATACATTCAGAGAAAGTCTTGAAACCGCAGTAGTTGGCATTAATACATCAGACTGCCGGAGCCTGCCGCTGAGATCTGTGATTTTGTACTGTACATCATCAAACATCCCAAAAGACAGATCAAAATTTATTTCTCCCCGGGTTGGATTAGGCCAAATCTGTGAGACAGCCATTCCACTTGCAAAAGTCACCTCTACCTGTGGCGAGTAGCTGCTGCCACCGTCAAAATCGACCTGACGGAGGCGATACACGTTTTTCCCGGGAAGGGGCGCATTATCATTAAATGAGTAGGCAATCGGTTCGGCGCTATTGCCATTACCATTTACCACACCTATTTCCGAAAACCCATTTACCTCAAGCCGCTCTACGGAAAAATAGTCGTTATTCAGTTCTCTGGCCGTTTTCCAGGTGAGGACTACCATATTTTGTTCAGCCTGCCCATTAAAGTAGGTTAGCTCGACAGGAAGAGTGGCACCAGCAGCAGAAAGTGCAGCGGCAGCGTTAAGGATGCCTGAACCAAATTTAGTTGTATCACCGTTGGGCGTTGTAGTAGATTTGATCAGGTTTCTGACCTGCGATTGCGATAGCGTCGGGTCATAAGACAACAGTAGCGCTGCCACCCCGGAAGCTTGCGCACAAGCAGCCGAAGTGCCCCCAAACCATTTGGTATAGTTGACATCGGAGAAATCTAAGTTGGCGATATAATTGGCAGAGGTATTGTAGCCCATATCGCCCATACGATCCATTACCCGAATATTAGCGACATTGGTGGGAGAAGTGGGGGCGACAATGTCGAGTCCCGTACCATAGTTTGTATAACTAGGTCTTTGTTTTTTTTGCGTACAGGCGCCTACCGCCATTACAAAAGAAAGGTTTGCGGGATAACTCACACTGTCATTTCCAGAGTTGCCATTCGTGCCTTGTCCGGCAGAAAAAAAGATCGGACAACCTTTTCCATTGCGGCCGCGTGTTTTTGCACTGTCGAGGGCGGTTTCAATTGCGGGGATAAATCCGGGCGCGGCGGCAAAATCAAATACCCATGAGTTGTTGATCACATCGGCCCCATTTCTCCAGGCCCAGTCGATACCATCGGCAATTTCAGAGATCGTACTTGTCCCGTCGATGAAGATATGAACGGGAAGAATCTTCACAGAGGGCGCGATTCCATTTCCGCCAAGGTTGTTGTGAGAGGCGGCAATAATACCGGAAATAGCCTGTCCGTGTGCATCTTCGGCAAACTCCTGCGCTCCGACACCATTGAGCGGATCAGAGGTGGTATAACCTGTCAATACACGTGAATTTCCATCTCCATCTTCCAGATCCTCATGGGCCTCCACGCCCTCATCAATCACTGCGACATTAATATCAGGACTACCGAGCGAAGGCAGGAGATTCCAGGCCTCAGGCGCATCGATATCGACATCACTGGTAGAGTTGCCTTCGACAAACTGCCCGGTATTGTTGAGGTAAAACTGGTCTGCATAAAAAAGACCGGCTGGTGGCGTGTACATACCATAAGGCACAATGAAAAAATCAGGGTGGCAAAGTGCCATCATTCCGCTTTCGTATAGCTCATTGGCGAGAGGTAACACATCGTCAGTATTGGCTATTTCCAACAGATCCCAGCCTCCGGCTGTACGGAGTTGTTGTACCCCCGGGTAGCGGGTGATGATTTTGTCAAATAATGGCTGGCTGAATTCGCTGTTTGCCCGGTAAACAATCTTGCGGCTAAGCCACATTTTTGCCCCATTTGAAGCGTTCATGGCCCAGGTTGCATTTTTGATGAGCGAATGATCCATCTGCAACTCCTCTGCCATGGCAAGCGGCGTGCGATCCATGGAGCGGCTAAACTCCACCACAACGTGGTCGGAGATACGGCCATTCATATCTAAGATCTTCTCAATATCCGGATGGGATATGCGAAACGTTTCGTCCAGCCTGACGGGCTTATGGAAATATATACACAGGGATTGTTTGTTTTCGACCATATTAACCACACCTGCTCCCGACCAGAAATACATATCCTGTGCGTATGCTTTCGACAGAAACAAAGCAGATAACAAAACAACTCTGAAAAAGGTACTCATTTGTGCATGGTTTTCATTGATATTTCACATGCTATATTACGCAGAAAAACCTGACACAGATGCTGCAAATCGCTGAACGGTATATAATTGCGCCCCATCTGATGCAGGCTTCCATAGGTGGATATTCCACCCGTTCTTATTGTGCCTGGCATGCTTAAATCCGGAAATTATTTTTCAGCCATCGGTTAACCCCTTATTCATTTTCCTGAGTTCATTTAATCTGAGCATCTGATTTAAGTGGGGATCCCAAACTTTTACCTGAAAACAGTGATAAATGTCCCGGGGGTTCAACGATGTCCTTTTTACCACATCAAACTCGGAGAAATTTTTATGAGCTTCGGGAAGTCGATAAAACGGAATAAGGGCATTGAGATGGTGGATATGATGATAACCGATATTGCCGGTAAACCATCGCATCACACGATTCATTTTCATATAGCTGGTAGAATGAAGCGCGGCATCATGATAACTCCAGTTTTCTTTATTTTCAAAAGTAACTCCGGGGAAATTGTGTTGTGCATAAAACAAATACGCGCCTATCGCACTGGATATAAGTGCAGGGATCATGAATGAGAACCAGAATGTGGCCCATCCGGCAATCACAATAAAGCTTATCCCTATTCCATGATGAACAACCAGGGCAATTGCTGAATCCCAGTGTTTTTTTGGATTTCTAATCAATGAGAGCACGCACATTCCAAACCAAAAAGCAAAAATATAACCAAATAAAATCGTCAGCGGATGGCGGATAAATAAATACCGGGCTTGTTCGAATTTTGAAAGCTTATTGAACTGCGCGGTCGTATAAACAGGGAAAGACCCAATACTGGAACTAAAGAGTTTGGAATTATGCTTATGGTGGTAGTCGTGCGAACGACGCCAAATACTGGGAGGGTTGAGCGTATAATATCCAAAGAAGCTAAAAATGACTTTTGCGGCTGTACTTTTTTTGAGGATCGCCTTGTGAAGAAAGTCATGATACATGGCAAATAGCCGGACGAGTAACAATGCAATGAACAGGCTTAATCCCAGTCTGATCATTGGATGAAAAGAAAACGTCGAAGCCGTAATTGCGGCCAGCACCAGACATAGTGTGGAGATAAGATAAGTCCAGCTTTTACTCCGGTCCTCTTTCGCAAAAGGCTTAGTCGCCAATATTAATTCTTTCCCTTTCAGCATCTGATTCCTAATTCGTTTGCGGTTGTCGCTTGTGTTTCCATCGTCTATGGGTCCATAGCCATGACTCTGGTAATTGCCTGATGTCCCGCTCAAGTTTTTTTGTAAATCTCGCTACAATTTCTTCCGGATCAACCTCTTTTGAAATGGCACTCAATTCCTCCAAATGGATGCTATAGTATCCTCGCTTTACTCGTTTTACGGAAGCATATACTACCGGGTAGTTAAATTTGTTCGCAATTTTTCCGGTTCCGGTAAATACCGGCGTGTCCTGATTGAGAAAATCCATCCAATAGGCACCATTGGGCGAAGGTGTTTGGTCTGCGATAAATGCAGTTGCGGTTATTTTTTCCTTGTTGTCAATCATTCCCCGGAGTGTGCCTTTCATGGAGTACAAACCATTACCCAGTCGGGTACGCATTTTATACATCAGTTGGTCAAAGTATTTGTTGTGCAGCGGGTGGTAAACGATGTAAAGTTTATGGAGCGGCTCCAAAGCGAAACGTGCGCCTCCGAGCTCCCAGTTTCCATAATGTCCCATCACGATAATAATGCTCTGCCCACGATTGAAGTAATGTTGAAATATGGCGGTATCTTCAAATATGACTCTTTTTTTTAGTTCCTGAGGGGAAATACTCAGCGATTTTATCGTTTCGAGCGCCAGGTCGAAGAAATATTTGTAGAATTTGATTTGTATCTGTTTTCGTTCTGCATCGCTTTTTTCAGGAAACGAATTTTTGAGGTTCAGCGAAACCACTTTCTTTCTGTAACCTACTAATCTGTACAAAATGAAAAAGAGAAAATCTGAGAGCCTGTAGATGAACCAGAATGGCAGTACCGAAATCAAATAAATAAAAGGAAGAGATAAATAGTAAATAATTGCTTTCATCTAAAGGGAACTAAATCAGTTTAAATGTGCCTTTTTACACCCAAAATGAGACGATAATATTTCCCATCAAAGCACAACGCTGCAAATTTAAGCAAAACTGTAATACGAAGTGCGGATCCTTCACTTGGTCAGGCAGCCTTAAGAAGCTGTTAAAAAATGCCGACAGCATTATTGATGTCAATGTACTGGAAGATCCAACCTACAAGGTCGTTGTCGACAATATTTAAGTTATAGGATAGATTTCTTGCGCCAATGTTGAAATTCGTCTTATTTGTTTCTGAGGTTTTTAATAAGTCTGCTGAAAATGTGGATATGACTTAGAAAGGTTGTTAACCCATATGTGACAAACATTAACCAGATAAAACCTAAGTCGTGATCGTAGAGTTTCAAGCCGAAAAACTGTGGAAATGCAGTAAGCAGATCTAAAAATCCAACTACGTTAAATACCCATACCAGGGGAATGGCGAATTTCCATTTGTTCTTTAATGCAATAGCAGCAATGATGGCAAGAATCGCTGTGGTCATATCCCAAATACCCACTGTGTTGAGGAATTCACTGGGAAATCCTCCATAAAACTGCTCCTTGGCCATAAAGGATAAACCCAGATATCGGAAAGTATTTAGAAATACGAAAGGCAGAAGCGCATCATGAATGGAAAGGTTTGCGATTCGAGGTTTAATCCACCAATTGAATCCCAGGATAATACTGATCGTACCGATGATTGCCTGTAAATTGATTATTAAAAAATTGTCCATGATAGTTATTTATTAGGTTTAGTTATTGTTTGAAAGTTGAAATGCTTTAATCGCATACACTGCTGAGACGATAGCTACTGCCACGCGTATCCAATGGAAAATCACCCAGCCTTGCAGTTTGCTTGTAGCTTCAGCTGCACTGAATTTCAACGCCATAAAATCCAGATTCAGCGGCAGATGATAGGCCACGGTTTGGATATTGATAAGCAGCAAGGCTGCAAAAGCAAAAAGCCAATACTGTCTTGCTGGTTTATTTTCTTTATTGAGAAAAACCAGCCACAGCGTAGCGATAAATGCGGGCAATAATGTGGCCGCTGTAGGACCCAGCAAAAGCGGAAAATCCACTTTGAAGGATTCCATGAAAGCCATGGGGTCTAAGGACTGCCAGTGAATAGCGTAGCTAAGACCGATGTTGATCATGTTGCCAGCAAAAGCACCAATGCCGATTATAGCGATATAGGGCAGTATTTTTTTCATTTTGGGGTGTTAGTTAAATGGTTGTTTGAAATCTGACGACCAGCACAATCGTCGAAACCAACGCAGGTAACAGCATCAAAACAGTGGGCAGAATGAAGTAGGGAAATTCTGCCGAAAAAACTTCCATAAATGCAACGGGATCCAGGGTCTTCCAGAATATCCCAAACCCTAAACCCATGGCGAGGTAGCCATGATCTAAAAACTTGCAGGCTAGAGAAAGGCCGATACCGGAACCACCGCCGGTGATCAACACTATTTGTTCTGCTTGGTTCATTTGAAATTTATTTTAGAGTGAGCCTGTATGTAATAGCCGGGTATGCATCCAAAGCATGAGTGAGGTTGGTACCAATTCTATTAAAATGCCAAAAATCATAAATGGAGTGGCTGGGTAATACCTGAGTCCATAGGTTCTGACAAGCCCGCCGATAAACACGGCAATCATCAAAAACCGAAACAGGGCAATTTCCGAAGGATGCCATGCGACATAAAAAAATGCCAGGGACATGGAAGCCCAAATGGCTGCAACAAACCGATGATTGTTGTCCTGTACCGGAGATATCGTGGAAGGATCAAATGAAGCAGCTATGCCCAGGGATCCGGTCCCAAGAGCGATAATGCCGTACAAAACCAAGCAAATGCGAATGAATAAAAGCATGATAAAACCTCTCTTTTCTTCTTAGACAAGAGGTTTTAGGATGTGTGAAGACTTTTTGGGAAAAAATCAGTTTAAATTCAAACGATCCCGCCAATTGGGGCTTTCAAGAATGATTTCCAGGAAATTCTTTTTTGCGAACTGCGTCTTGTAGCTATGGTCTCGGTGCAATTCGGTGTATAATCGCTCTGATTCATCTACCAGATAGTCAATGTCTGGCTCCAGCGACTTTTTGAATGTGCTAAACTCTTTTTGATTGAAAAGTAGATGTTTGGCATCTACCATACCATGTTCAAGTGCGACAGTTACTTTCTTGTGGCACCTGCAGGGATTTGCCTTGTTGACCAAACCACATTTATTGAGCATGAAATTA
Proteins encoded in this region:
- a CDS encoding type II toxin-antitoxin system RelE/ParE family toxin, encoding MTVPKEMLKSFGQLALKINQRLEELKAADSLIVMRTLPAARCHELTGDRKGTLAVNISGNYRMIFEPYHNPIPQTNDGGLDWAAITKIKILEIEDYH
- a CDS encoding S8 family serine peptidase; this translates as MSTFFRVVLLSALFLSKAYAQDMYFWSGAGVVNMVENKQSLCIYFHKPVRLDETFRISHPDIEKILDMNGRISDHVVVEFSRSMDRTPLAMAEELQMDHSLIKNATWAMNASNGAKMWLSRKIVYRANSEFSQPLFDKIITRYPGVQQLRTAGGWDLLEIANTDDVLPLANELYESGMMALCHPDFFIVPYGMYTPPAGLFYADQFYLNNTGQFVEGNSTSDVDIDAPEAWNLLPSLGSPDINVAVIDEGVEAHEDLEDGDGNSRVLTGYTTSDPLNGVGAQEFAEDAHGQAISGIIAASHNNLGGNGIAPSVKILPVHIFIDGTSTISEIADGIDWAWRNGADVINNSWVFDFAAAPGFIPAIETALDSAKTRGRNGKGCPIFFSAGQGTNGNSGNDSVSYPANLSFVMAVGACTQKKQRPSYTNYGTGLDIVAPTSPTNVANIRVMDRMGDMGYNTSANYIANLDFSDVNYTKWFGGTSAACAQASGVAALLLSYDPTLSQSQVRNLIKSTTTPNGDTTKFGSGILNAAAALSAAGATLPVELTYFNGQAEQNMVVLTWKTARELNNDYFSVERLEVNGFSEIGVVNGNGNSAEPIAYSFNDNAPLPGKNVYRLRQVDFDGGSSYSPQVEVTFASGMAVSQIWPNPTRGEINFDLSFGMFDDVQYKITDLSGRLRQSDVLMPTTAVSRLSLNVSGLSGGLYFISFYTRSGLVETRKFVKE
- a CDS encoding lysophospholipid acyltransferase family protein; this translates as MKAIIYYLSLPFIYLISVLPFWFIYRLSDFLFFILYRLVGYRKKVVSLNLKNSFPEKSDAERKQIQIKFYKYFFDLALETIKSLSISPQELKKRVIFEDTAIFQHYFNRGQSIIIVMGHYGNWELGGARFALEPLHKLYIVYHPLHNKYFDQLMYKMRTRLGNGLYSMKGTLRGMIDNKEKITATAFIADQTPSPNGAYWMDFLNQDTPVFTGTGKIANKFNYPVVYASVKRVKRGYYSIHLEELSAISKEVDPEEIVARFTKKLERDIRQLPESWLWTHRRWKHKRQPQTN
- a CDS encoding DUF4345 family protein — encoded protein: MLLFIRICLVLYGIIALGTGSLGIAASFDPSTISPVQDNNHRFVAAIWASMSLAFFYVAWHPSEIALFRFLMIAVFIGGLVRTYGLRYYPATPFMIFGILIELVPTSLMLWMHTRLLHTGSL
- a CDS encoding inorganic phosphate transporter, producing the protein MSFKTVLALFICSILSFPLFAANPGIINGKISSGKTGEVVPDVSLNLAIKDSIIAGGFVTDNEGKYSIETEPGTYSLIISHPSFISDTIDIVVAEGVSVYNETLLFEDSLTRESLKIEVTEKPAGIIEHIGENYSGLTIGLFILAILAVAGFEFVNGFHDTANAVATVIYTNTLKPLHAVVWSGIWNFLGVWVGGIAVAASLMALLPLEQMMGLSVGENLAIVMAVMITAISWNLLTWYFGIPCSSSHTMIGSLLGTAMGLWLHKGGDGVNWGKAYDIGMSLLLSPAFGFAVAIVLMYLLHLFIKNKVIFEEPPRDTAPPWWIRIILVTTCTLVSFFHGSNDGQKGVGLLMIILLSLFPLHYALNPSIEPSSVASALEVIEQGLGNDTQFAPVVAIENIKTQMVQNGHMGAEQKIQLRRDIRQLQKQLKALSKDQWKKQNPEEQKTIKEAIGTVNNYTTFAPTWAILLISVSLGLGTMIGWKRIVVTIGENIGKSHLTYAQGAAAELIATATIGMSTGLGLPVSTTHVLSSGVAGTMVAEGGIGNLQRKTVTNIVLAWILTLPVTIVGSLIFYKLFQWLFL
- a CDS encoding anthrone oxygenase family protein, which translates into the protein MKKILPYIAIIGIGAFAGNMINIGLSYAIHWQSLDPMAFMESFKVDFPLLLGPTAATLLPAFIATLWLVFLNKENKPARQYWLFAFAALLLINIQTVAYHLPLNLDFMALKFSAAEATSKLQGWVIFHWIRVAVAIVSAVYAIKAFQLSNNN
- a CDS encoding HigA family addiction module antitoxin produces the protein MASTLEITKSLLSPPGGTIQETIEEMGMSQAELAERMGRPKEKINDIIKGKEPVTTATAFKLEKVLGIPASFWLNREKAYRTKIYELQQQNELEKKKDWLQKFPIKDIRKLGWLPDTKETYLLVNALLQFFGIASPEEWERIYVDKEISVAFRISLANTQSPHAISAWLRMGELQSQTLTLSEFDKKKFKETLTEIKDLAYLMPLNFAAELQNICSRSGVAVVYTPALPQAPISGASRWFHNRPIIQLSGRFRTNDHFWFTFFHEAAHIILHGKKDIFLENVEGTENDQEKENDANVFAAKILIDPKDWRTILESRPLTLDKIKNYAAQMRVDPGIIVGRLQHEKKIPQSFGNELKKKIDIFSV
- a CDS encoding CHAT domain-containing protein — its product is MNDKDLAEVREMISRDNITGAFNKLRGMTLENNVSQSMILLEGRFNSLNRQVRMGTISYAESSVEKSRIVYGLIGLLDEIKSGTGSTTNTSSQTPVNQPQTNTTTVTTQTKILFLASNPGETGRLRLDKEYRDIEEGLRRATNRDKFKLSSRLAVRTKDLSRAMLEETPQIVHFSGHGVKSGSSGESDEKGTRKFEYSGKHGDSQRDDQNVSGEIILEGNDGTLKMVSAEALAGLFELFSEHIQCVFLNACYSQYQAEAIIKHVPYVIGMSRAVPDKVAIEFAVAFYDALGNGRDIEFAFKYAKSSVVLEGLSGSDIPVLVKREA
- a CDS encoding fatty acid desaturase, which translates into the protein MLKGKELILATKPFAKEDRSKSWTYLISTLCLVLAAITASTFSFHPMIRLGLSLFIALLLVRLFAMYHDFLHKAILKKSTAAKVIFSFFGYYTLNPPSIWRRSHDYHHKHNSKLFSSSIGSFPVYTTAQFNKLSKFEQARYLFIRHPLTILFGYIFAFWFGMCVLSLIRNPKKHWDSAIALVVHHGIGISFIVIAGWATFWFSFMIPALISSAIGAYLFYAQHNFPGVTFENKENWSYHDAALHSTSYMKMNRVMRWFTGNIGYHHIHHLNALIPFYRLPEAHKNFSEFDVVKRTSLNPRDIYHCFQVKVWDPHLNQMLRLNELRKMNKGLTDG